The following are from one region of the Dehalococcoidales bacterium genome:
- a CDS encoding histidine kinase, with the protein MKGLTRGLAVALEAVGICAVLIGIGIEVYYEADWGFVCITGGAVVVSTGSLIFAKLLKGRG; encoded by the coding sequence ATGAAGGGATTAACTAGAGGCCTGGCTGTAGCACTGGAGGCAGTAGGAATCTGTGCGGTCCTCATCGGGATCGGGATTGAGGTGTACTACGAAGCCGACTGGGGCTTTGTATGCATTACGGGGGGAGCTGTAGTCGTAAGCACCGGCTCTCTCATTTTCGCAAAGCTGCTCAAAGGGAGAGGTTGA